The proteins below come from a single Vibrio natriegens NBRC 15636 = ATCC 14048 = DSM 759 genomic window:
- a CDS encoding glycoside hydrolase family 32 protein: MSLAPYFAVCGGIENITRTLLTEKDLMIEVRDKYLVQDSELIKARDQIQGETQLTFSRPESLTTEMLLKVGEDIAAQQSKRFSALKQPVECEYRPSWHISPPQGLLNDPNGFIYHDGAYHLFYQWFPYGCEHKDKHWVHLTSQDLVEWEWQSVALTPSLWCDSHGVFSGHALSQGKELMLFYTGNTRIGQERDRQTTQCLATSSDGLNFTKHGPVIDALPPNVTPHIRDPKVVHHNDKWLMLLGAQTTELKGRLAVYQSEDLYQWAFVGLFGDEMGDFGYMWECPDLFTLNEQLFVVIGPQGIPSFSEHNTIPHHNGIVKAQWVDGDGLRMGDFQHLDYGFDFYAPQSMQTPDGRRVMCGWMGLPDEVDQPSTDNGWVHQLTAMRELSYRDGALYQWPILEMESLIESSSEIKLDANGVDVGTKSFDLTVTLDWGDELNLFENSVQKFVLRADEENRRLIMDRSQTLNRAQDTIRELPLASERIELRILADNSSLEVFVNGGAAVMTSRVFTDKDATKISIQGEEKTATFRRYKPIKAPFSQR; encoded by the coding sequence ATGTCTTTAGCACCATATTTTGCTGTTTGTGGCGGTATTGAAAATATCACCCGTACTCTGCTTACAGAAAAAGACCTTATGATAGAAGTCCGGGATAAGTATCTAGTTCAGGATTCTGAACTGATAAAAGCCCGAGATCAGATTCAGGGAGAGACTCAGTTAACATTCTCCCGTCCAGAGAGCTTGACCACAGAGATGTTGCTCAAAGTGGGGGAAGATATTGCGGCCCAGCAATCTAAACGTTTTTCCGCTTTAAAGCAGCCTGTTGAGTGCGAATATCGCCCATCATGGCATATCTCTCCACCGCAGGGGTTGCTCAATGATCCCAACGGGTTTATTTATCATGATGGTGCTTATCACCTGTTCTACCAATGGTTTCCTTATGGCTGTGAACACAAGGACAAACATTGGGTGCACCTAACGAGCCAAGACTTGGTTGAGTGGGAATGGCAATCCGTCGCTTTGACGCCTTCACTTTGGTGTGACAGCCACGGTGTGTTTTCTGGACACGCATTAAGTCAGGGGAAAGAGTTGATGCTGTTCTACACCGGGAATACCCGCATAGGACAAGAGCGGGACAGACAAACGACCCAATGTTTAGCGACCTCTAGCGATGGTTTGAACTTCACCAAGCATGGCCCCGTCATTGACGCTCTGCCACCTAATGTCACCCCACATATTCGAGATCCAAAAGTCGTGCATCATAACGATAAGTGGCTAATGCTGCTCGGTGCACAGACAACAGAGCTGAAAGGACGTTTGGCTGTTTACCAGTCTGAAGATCTGTATCAATGGGCGTTCGTTGGTTTATTTGGTGACGAGATGGGTGATTTTGGCTACATGTGGGAATGCCCGGATTTGTTTACATTGAACGAACAATTGTTTGTCGTTATTGGCCCACAGGGTATTCCTTCATTCTCTGAACATAACACCATTCCTCATCATAATGGAATTGTGAAAGCGCAATGGGTTGATGGTGATGGCTTGAGAATGGGTGACTTTCAGCATTTAGACTACGGTTTCGATTTTTACGCACCGCAAAGTATGCAAACTCCGGATGGCAGACGTGTAATGTGTGGCTGGATGGGGTTGCCCGACGAAGTGGATCAGCCAAGCACGGATAACGGTTGGGTACACCAGCTTACTGCGATGAGAGAGCTGTCGTATCGGGATGGTGCTTTATACCAGTGGCCTATTCTTGAAATGGAATCCTTGATTGAGTCTTCTTCTGAGATCAAATTGGATGCGAATGGCGTGGATGTTGGGACTAAGTCCTTTGATCTGACGGTTACTTTAGATTGGGGCGACGAACTGAATCTATTTGAAAACTCCGTGCAGAAATTCGTATTACGAGCGGATGAAGAAAACCGACGTCTGATAATGGATCGTTCACAAACACTTAATCGTGCCCAAGATACGATTCGTGAGCTGCCATTGGCGAGTGAACGTATCGAACTTCGTATTCTTGCCGATAATTCTTCGCTTGAAGTGTTTGTTAACGGTGGTGCAGCGGTAATGACGTCGCGTGTCTTCACGGATAAAGATGCGACGAAAATTTCAATTCAAGGCGAAGAGAAAACAGCGACATTCCGCCGTTATAAACCGATTAAAGCGCCTTTTAGTCAAAGATAA
- a CDS encoding aminoimidazole riboside kinase, with the protein MSTIWVTGDAVVDLIPDANDTYLKCPGGAPANVAVAIARLGGTAAFFGRVGLDPLGRFMKETLTNESVNTDFMLLDEAQRTSTVIVDLDDSGERSFIFMVKPSADQFLLPTDIPSFTKGDWLHVCSIALANEPSRSSTLKAMRDVKQAGGFVSFDPNLREEVWANPEQLKPVVHQAIELADIVKFSDDELLFLTDTSCLEEGLEAIKVYNNTLVLITQGAKGALTVFEGEQELIAGQAVKPVDTTGAGDAFVGGLLAKLAQHTEWANKEVIHAAVTWANGCGALATTQKGAMTALPTQDALIAYI; encoded by the coding sequence ATGAGTACGATTTGGGTGACTGGTGATGCCGTGGTTGATTTGATTCCGGATGCCAACGACACATATTTGAAATGTCCTGGCGGCGCACCTGCTAATGTCGCAGTTGCTATCGCACGATTGGGCGGCACGGCTGCATTTTTTGGCCGTGTGGGGCTTGATCCTTTGGGTCGCTTTATGAAGGAAACGTTGACCAACGAATCCGTCAATACCGATTTTATGTTGCTTGACGAGGCGCAACGGACGTCTACTGTCATTGTGGATTTGGATGATTCTGGCGAGCGTAGCTTTATCTTTATGGTCAAACCAAGTGCTGATCAGTTCTTGCTTCCTACAGACATTCCTTCTTTCACAAAGGGAGACTGGCTGCATGTGTGTTCTATCGCTCTGGCAAACGAACCAAGCCGCAGCAGTACTCTAAAAGCAATGCGAGACGTTAAACAAGCCGGTGGCTTTGTTAGCTTTGATCCTAACCTTCGAGAGGAGGTGTGGGCGAACCCAGAGCAACTGAAACCTGTGGTTCACCAAGCCATAGAACTGGCAGATATCGTCAAGTTTTCAGACGATGAGCTACTTTTCTTAACCGATACCAGTTGCTTAGAAGAAGGCTTAGAAGCGATCAAAGTTTACAATAATACTCTCGTCTTGATCACTCAAGGTGCAAAAGGCGCACTGACCGTCTTTGAAGGAGAGCAAGAGTTGATTGCTGGTCAAGCTGTAAAACCAGTCGATACGACGGGTGCTGGCGATGCGTTTGTAGGTGGCCTACTCGCGAAATTAGCTCAGCATACTGAATGGGCGAATAAAGAGGTTATTCACGCCGCGGTGACATGGGCTAATGGTTGCGGCGCGTTAGCCACAACTCAAAAAGGCGCAATGACAGCATTACCAACTCAGGATGCCCTCATCGCTTACATCTAG
- a CDS encoding LacI family DNA-binding transcriptional regulator, whose translation MKKKKLKLADIAELAGVSKSTVSFVLNGHAKKHRINEETVKRVQAVVDEHNYAPSLYARALKANRTYTLGLVIPDLANMGFATTAKFLEKLARSHGYQLLIASSEDNPKQEKAAVKSLLERQVDLLMVATAMTEDTFYRKVTEQTPVLVFDRIFDATPLTTIKTDAYNATKQLVEKQCQQAEECAYLGGQLELSPSKDRFSGYQAALLAAGVKLDTELVKHKDYQPDSGYAMIEEIHQNIGRLPTRIFVASYSILEGVLRYMSEHQLLNANVKIATFDNSPILDCLPINIDSIEQDCELIAKTLFEQATASIGSPDRKAEHLILPAKLHYR comes from the coding sequence GTGAAGAAGAAAAAACTAAAGTTAGCAGATATCGCTGAGCTCGCTGGAGTTTCAAAGTCCACCGTTAGCTTTGTGCTCAATGGTCATGCGAAGAAACATCGTATTAATGAAGAGACCGTAAAGCGTGTTCAAGCTGTGGTAGATGAGCACAATTACGCTCCGAGCTTATACGCTCGCGCTTTAAAGGCAAACCGTACCTACACGCTGGGTCTTGTTATTCCTGATTTGGCCAATATGGGTTTTGCTACGACAGCGAAGTTTTTGGAAAAGTTGGCGCGTAGCCATGGTTATCAGCTTTTAATCGCCTCTTCTGAAGACAACCCGAAACAAGAAAAAGCGGCAGTTAAAAGCCTGCTAGAAAGGCAAGTCGATTTGCTAATGGTGGCAACGGCTATGACTGAAGACACCTTCTATCGCAAAGTCACCGAGCAAACCCCCGTGTTGGTGTTCGACCGTATTTTCGACGCCACGCCGTTAACGACGATAAAAACAGATGCTTATAACGCGACCAAACAACTGGTAGAAAAACAGTGTCAGCAAGCGGAAGAATGTGCCTATTTAGGCGGACAGTTAGAGCTCTCTCCGAGTAAAGATCGATTCTCTGGTTATCAGGCGGCTTTGTTAGCCGCTGGAGTGAAGTTGGATACGGAGTTAGTGAAACACAAAGATTATCAACCCGACTCCGGTTACGCCATGATTGAGGAAATCCACCAGAATATTGGGCGTTTGCCAACTCGCATATTTGTCGCTTCGTATTCGATTCTCGAAGGTGTTTTGCGTTATATGTCTGAGCATCAGTTATTGAATGCTAATGTGAAGATAGCGACGTTCGATAACTCACCGATTTTAGATTGCTTACCGATCAACATTGATTCAATCGAACAAGATTGCGAGCTCATCGCTAAAACGTTATTTGAGCAAGCAACGGCATCTATAGGTTCACCCGATCGTAAAGCCGAGCATCTGATTCTTCCTGCGAAACTACACTATCGTTGA
- a CDS encoding AEC family transporter, protein MINQVINILFPVFALVGVGYLVGRHIKPDFRPINRINIDVFTPALVFSSLVSMPLDAEQGPLLFAAIVAVLVPGLVMIPICKATGLTFKAWAPPHMFRNSGNLAIPLFTYTFGDVALSSAVLLFVVSACLHISLGVMLLSSGNPLKQIIKMPIFLSASLALGLNLSGIGAWAPLYEATALLGQAAVPVMLLSLGAQMCNLRLDGLRVGVICTVQSLTTGAVAFALIYWFIPLPTMQLQMMVLFTMLPPAVMNYLFAERLNIEPMKVASMVLFGNFFSVLTLPLLLSYTLSLS, encoded by the coding sequence ATGATTAATCAAGTCATCAATATTCTTTTTCCCGTCTTCGCTCTTGTCGGCGTCGGCTATTTAGTCGGTCGGCATATCAAGCCAGATTTTCGCCCAATCAATCGAATCAATATTGATGTCTTTACGCCTGCGCTGGTGTTTTCGTCTCTGGTCAGCATGCCGCTCGATGCGGAACAAGGCCCTCTTCTTTTTGCTGCGATTGTTGCGGTTCTCGTCCCTGGATTGGTCATGATACCGATCTGTAAAGCGACCGGATTAACTTTCAAAGCCTGGGCACCACCCCACATGTTTCGCAATAGTGGCAACTTGGCTATCCCACTATTTACTTATACGTTCGGAGACGTGGCGCTTTCTTCTGCCGTCTTACTGTTTGTTGTATCGGCCTGTCTGCACATTAGTTTAGGGGTGATGCTTCTCAGCAGTGGCAACCCACTAAAACAGATCATAAAAATGCCAATCTTTTTATCGGCTTCTCTCGCGCTGGGCCTTAACTTGTCAGGAATTGGCGCTTGGGCACCGCTTTATGAAGCGACGGCATTATTAGGTCAAGCCGCAGTACCGGTAATGTTGCTCTCTCTCGGGGCACAAATGTGCAACTTACGATTGGATGGTCTGCGAGTTGGCGTGATATGTACGGTACAATCGCTGACCACAGGAGCGGTTGCCTTTGCGCTTATCTATTGGTTTATTCCGTTACCCACAATGCAATTGCAGATGATGGTACTTTTCACCATGTTACCACCTGCGGTTATGAACTATTTATTTGCAGAGAGACTCAATATAGAACCGATGAAAGTGGCGTCGATGGTGTTGTTTGGCAACTTTTTCAGTGTCTTGACCCTGCCCCTTCTTCTCTCTTATACGTTGTCGCTCTCTTAG
- the ihfA gene encoding integration host factor subunit alpha, which produces MALTKAELAENLFDKLGFSKRDAKETVEVFFEEIRKALESGEQVKLSGFGNFDLRDKNERPGRNPKTGEDIPITARRVVTFRPGQKLKARVENLKKEQ; this is translated from the coding sequence ATGGCGCTCACAAAAGCCGAACTGGCAGAAAACCTGTTTGATAAATTGGGATTTAGTAAGCGGGACGCCAAGGAAACGGTGGAAGTGTTCTTTGAAGAAATTCGCAAGGCACTAGAAAGTGGCGAACAGGTAAAACTGTCAGGTTTTGGTAATTTTGATCTTCGTGACAAGAATGAACGGCCTGGTCGTAACCCGAAAACTGGTGAAGATATTCCAATTACTGCTCGACGTGTAGTGACTTTCCGCCCGGGTCAGAAATTAAAAGCTCGCGTAGAAAATCTTAAGAAAGAACAGTAA
- a CDS encoding phosphoribosylglycinamide formyltransferase, which produces MSLFLRTAALMLLVLSRAPAIAAMPIAPTTSEQNRSTSQNEVCSKLFKHSLSGLYGIQTIDSNPTQPYADFDILYSKAHQAQFELETICKSTALLNDAQPYFAGVKSKQRAEEKIAYELDGQVERITDLARATIVAEDVASLVSIYETLERETTIVKVKNRFKKPGPSGYRDLNLLVRLPKTNLIAEVQLHLKAIADVKNGPEHDLYEKIQKLERQAMAEKRQLTEFETAAIRSMRSQAKNLYQHAWQPYLTTHLEAA; this is translated from the coding sequence ATGAGCTTATTTTTACGTACAGCAGCATTGATGCTTTTGGTACTAAGCCGTGCACCTGCAATTGCCGCAATGCCTATTGCGCCAACAACGAGTGAACAGAATCGTTCTACAAGTCAAAACGAGGTTTGTTCAAAACTCTTCAAACATAGCCTAAGTGGCTTATATGGCATTCAAACTATCGACTCAAATCCAACCCAGCCATACGCTGATTTTGATATTCTTTACTCCAAAGCTCACCAAGCTCAGTTCGAACTGGAAACCATCTGTAAAAGTACCGCCCTTCTCAACGACGCCCAACCTTACTTCGCTGGCGTAAAATCCAAACAACGTGCAGAGGAAAAAATTGCTTACGAACTGGATGGTCAGGTTGAACGCATTACCGATCTAGCACGTGCGACGATAGTTGCGGAAGATGTGGCAAGTTTGGTCTCTATCTATGAAACACTAGAGCGCGAAACAACTATCGTTAAAGTGAAAAACAGATTCAAAAAGCCGGGGCCTTCGGGTTACCGAGATTTGAACTTACTGGTTCGTTTACCGAAAACAAACCTCATTGCAGAAGTTCAGCTCCATTTGAAAGCCATTGCGGATGTGAAGAATGGTCCTGAGCATGACCTTTATGAAAAAATTCAAAAGCTTGAACGTCAGGCAATGGCAGAAAAACGCCAGCTGACTGAATTTGAAACGGCAGCGATTCGAAGCATGCGAAGCCAAGCTAAGAACTTGTACCAGCACGCGTGGCAACCATACTTAACAACTCACTTAGAAGCGGCATAA
- a CDS encoding thiopurine S-methyltransferase yields the protein MRDPEFWHNKWASNKIGFHLEDVNPLLPQHWHHTNPKREDTVLVPLCGKSEDLVWLATKHDEVNGVELSQIAVRAFFAEHFYTPTVTPLSGTHELYQFDELSIYTGDFFTAPVSQVDIIYDRAALVALPQEMRQEYAERLKQLLKPGGRILLVTLNYPQQEMAGPPFSVPVHEIEQLFSGYKVTCLNVDEADENHPKIAKQGLSRFSEEVYLIEAQ from the coding sequence ATGAGAGACCCAGAATTTTGGCACAATAAGTGGGCCAGCAATAAAATCGGATTCCATTTGGAAGATGTAAATCCATTACTGCCTCAGCATTGGCACCACACCAACCCTAAGCGTGAAGACACTGTGTTGGTTCCGCTTTGCGGTAAGTCTGAAGATCTTGTGTGGTTGGCGACCAAACATGATGAAGTGAATGGCGTTGAATTAAGCCAAATTGCAGTGCGAGCTTTCTTTGCAGAGCACTTTTATACTCCAACTGTTACGCCATTAAGTGGTACGCATGAGTTGTATCAGTTTGATGAGCTTTCTATTTATACCGGAGACTTTTTCACGGCACCGGTTTCTCAAGTCGATATCATTTATGACCGAGCGGCTTTGGTTGCGCTGCCACAGGAGATGAGACAAGAGTACGCCGAGCGTTTGAAACAGCTACTTAAACCGGGTGGCCGTATTCTGCTTGTGACACTCAATTACCCTCAGCAAGAAATGGCGGGACCTCCATTTAGCGTACCAGTGCATGAAATCGAACAGTTATTCTCGGGTTACAAAGTGACTTGTCTCAACGTGGACGAAGCGGATGAGAATCACCCGAAAATTGCTAAGCAAGGCTTAAGTCGTTTTTCTGAAGAAGTGTATTTGATTGAAGCTCAGTGA
- the purT gene encoding formate-dependent phosphoribosylglycinamide formyltransferase produces the protein MFGTATSANATRVLLLGSGELGKEVAIECQRLGLEVIACDRYADAPAMQVAHRSYVLDMLDGQALEEIINKEQPAYVVPEIEAIATDKLVELEEKGLNVVPTAKATKLTMNREGIRRLAAEELELTTSPYRFADNYNDFKAAVEFVGIPCVVKPVMSSSGKGQSVIKSEADIEKAWNYAQEGGRTGAGRVIVEGFIDFDYEITLLTVRAVDGVHFCAPIGHRQEDGDYRESWQPQAMSEEAIKAAEYTAEKVVNALGGYGIFGVELFVKGDKVIFNEVSPRPHDTGMVTLISQEMSEFALHVRAFTGMPINQIVQYGPSASAVILGQGTSTNIRFDNVAEALAQPQTQVRLFGKPEIDGRRRLGVVLTRRNSTEESVQDAVANASKVNIVY, from the coding sequence ATGTTCGGTACTGCAACCAGCGCAAACGCTACTCGTGTATTACTTTTAGGCTCTGGCGAGCTTGGTAAAGAAGTCGCGATTGAATGCCAACGACTAGGTCTGGAAGTCATCGCGTGTGACCGTTATGCGGATGCACCGGCGATGCAAGTCGCTCACCGCAGCTACGTGCTTGATATGTTGGATGGTCAAGCGTTAGAAGAAATCATCAATAAAGAGCAACCTGCTTATGTTGTTCCTGAAATTGAAGCTATCGCGACCGATAAACTGGTTGAGTTAGAAGAAAAAGGTCTGAATGTCGTTCCAACGGCAAAGGCGACTAAGCTTACAATGAACCGTGAAGGTATTCGTCGTTTAGCTGCTGAAGAGCTTGAGCTTACTACCTCCCCTTACCGATTTGCAGACAACTACAACGATTTCAAAGCCGCAGTTGAATTTGTTGGTATCCCTTGTGTAGTTAAGCCAGTGATGAGCTCATCTGGTAAAGGCCAGAGTGTCATTAAATCAGAAGCTGATATTGAAAAAGCATGGAACTACGCTCAAGAAGGTGGCCGCACTGGTGCTGGTCGTGTCATTGTTGAAGGCTTCATTGACTTTGATTACGAGATCACCCTACTAACCGTACGTGCGGTTGACGGCGTACACTTCTGCGCACCAATCGGTCACCGTCAAGAAGATGGTGACTACCGTGAGTCTTGGCAGCCTCAAGCGATGTCAGAAGAAGCCATCAAAGCAGCGGAATACACTGCGGAAAAAGTAGTGAATGCTCTTGGCGGCTACGGAATTTTTGGTGTTGAGTTGTTTGTGAAGGGCGATAAAGTCATCTTCAACGAAGTTTCTCCTCGTCCACATGACACAGGTATGGTTACGCTGATTTCTCAAGAAATGTCTGAGTTTGCACTGCACGTGCGCGCGTTTACTGGTATGCCGATCAACCAAATCGTTCAATATGGTCCTTCTGCATCAGCGGTGATTCTTGGTCAAGGTACGTCAACAAACATTCGTTTTGACAATGTGGCTGAAGCCCTGGCACAACCACAGACTCAAGTTCGCCTATTTGGTAAGCCAGAAATCGACGGTCGCCGCCGCTTAGGTGTTGTTCTTACTCGTCGAAATAGTACAGAAGAGTCCGTTCAAGATGCGGTAGCAAATGCATCGAAGGTAAACATCGTTTACTAA
- the cdd gene encoding cytidine deaminase has protein sequence MKSRIEQALASAPEALSNQLAPIVLADDFDATLSAQQFEQLLSATALSDKELRVALLPFAAAYSYAPISEFYVGAIVRGLSGRLYFGANMEFLGVQLGQTVHAEQSAISHAWMKGERGVKDITINFSPCGHCRQFMNELSTAKELKVQLPEREEKSLHEYLPEAFGPADLGIKSGLMAEVKHQFECDENDALIQKAVDAMNMSHAPYTNNLSGLALELADGRVFQGAYAENAAFNPSLPPLQVALIQVLLAGEAFDNIKAAALVENSEGKISHLADTQSTLEALNPDIPLSFVNV, from the coding sequence ATGAAAAGTCGCATTGAACAAGCGCTAGCAAGCGCACCTGAAGCACTTTCAAACCAACTTGCTCCTATCGTTTTAGCCGACGATTTTGATGCTACTCTTTCAGCACAGCAGTTTGAGCAGTTACTGTCTGCTACCGCTCTATCTGACAAAGAGCTGCGTGTTGCTCTGCTTCCTTTTGCCGCTGCTTATTCTTACGCGCCTATTTCTGAGTTTTATGTTGGTGCCATTGTTCGCGGGCTTTCTGGCCGTCTCTACTTCGGCGCAAACATGGAGTTCCTTGGCGTTCAACTTGGTCAAACAGTTCACGCAGAACAATCTGCAATCAGCCACGCCTGGATGAAGGGTGAACGCGGTGTTAAAGACATCACGATTAACTTTAGCCCTTGTGGCCACTGTCGTCAGTTCATGAACGAGCTGTCTACAGCGAAAGAGTTAAAAGTCCAATTGCCAGAGCGTGAAGAAAAATCGTTACATGAATATCTGCCTGAAGCATTTGGCCCAGCCGATTTGGGTATCAAATCTGGCTTAATGGCAGAAGTTAAGCATCAGTTCGAATGTGATGAGAACGATGCGTTGATTCAAAAAGCCGTCGATGCGATGAACATGAGCCATGCTCCTTACACCAATAACCTGAGTGGACTGGCGTTAGAGCTTGCTGATGGTCGCGTTTTCCAAGGCGCTTACGCAGAGAACGCGGCGTTTAACCCGAGCCTTCCTCCTCTTCAAGTTGCTTTGATTCAGGTACTACTGGCGGGTGAAGCCTTTGATAACATCAAAGCGGCCGCTTTAGTGGAAAATTCAGAAGGTAAGATCAGTCATCTTGCTGATACGCAATCAACGTTAGAAGCGTTGAATCCCGACATTCCACTAAGTTTCGTTAACGTGTAA
- a CDS encoding LrgB family protein: MWILLTIVVFLVARQIAIKANHPIVNPLLICIAVIIPLLTYLNVPFDTYYADNEVFSFLLQPAVVALAYPLYEQLPQIRANWRIITFACVLGSVMSMMTATLIAVAFHTELSLIASLVGKSVTTPIAMEISSHLGGEAAVAAILVLLVGLLGAIVAYPIYNLIGIKHPIARGLTMGTVSHALGTATCVEKQPADAAFSSLALVLCGIITSVLAPSFFALAVWLYQ; the protein is encoded by the coding sequence ATGTGGATTTTACTCACTATTGTCGTTTTCCTTGTTGCACGTCAGATTGCGATTAAAGCGAACCACCCAATTGTTAACCCACTGCTTATTTGTATTGCGGTCATTATTCCGTTGTTGACCTACTTGAACGTGCCGTTTGACACTTACTACGCCGACAACGAAGTGTTTAGTTTCCTGCTACAACCAGCCGTTGTGGCGCTAGCTTACCCGTTATATGAACAGCTTCCTCAGATCAGAGCAAACTGGCGCATCATTACCTTCGCTTGTGTTCTGGGCAGTGTTATGTCGATGATGACGGCAACTCTCATCGCCGTCGCTTTTCACACCGAGTTAAGTTTGATCGCGAGCTTGGTTGGTAAATCAGTGACTACCCCTATTGCGATGGAAATCTCCAGCCACCTTGGTGGTGAAGCGGCAGTTGCGGCGATTTTGGTTCTTCTGGTTGGCTTGTTGGGTGCGATTGTGGCTTACCCTATCTACAACCTTATTGGGATCAAGCATCCTATTGCCCGAGGTTTAACCATGGGTACGGTGTCCCACGCACTGGGTACTGCGACGTGTGTTGAGAAACAACCCGCAGACGCGGCGTTCTCGTCTTTGGCGTTAGTGCTTTGCGGCATTATTACGTCGGTTCTGGCTCCGAGCTTTTTCGCTCTGGCTGTCTGGTTATATCAATAA
- a CDS encoding CidA/LrgA family protein, producing MIKDRLLQLTQLLVSLFLIMGALGIGVTIQRFTDTSVPGSVIGMILLFLSMATGLVKVEWVKTGATLFIRYMILLFVPVSVGLMDHFDMLFANALPILASAVGGTLIVLVSLAWLLDYLLKEKH from the coding sequence ATGATAAAAGACCGATTATTACAACTGACCCAATTGCTCGTTTCCCTCTTTCTCATCATGGGAGCACTTGGGATCGGAGTTACTATTCAAAGATTTACTGACACTTCCGTCCCAGGCAGTGTTATCGGCATGATCCTGTTATTCCTTTCTATGGCAACCGGACTTGTCAAAGTTGAGTGGGTGAAAACTGGCGCAACTCTGTTTATTCGCTACATGATCTTATTGTTCGTTCCGGTTAGTGTTGGCCTGATGGATCATTTCGACATGCTTTTCGCCAACGCACTACCCATTCTTGCAAGTGCGGTCGGCGGCACATTGATTGTGCTGGTGAGTCTCGCATGGCTGCTGGATTATCTGCTAAAGGAGAAACACTAA